CGGCGGTGTTGAAGGTCAGCGACCCGGTGGCGATGCCCGCCGCGTTGGTGGTGGCGGTCACCGGGACCGCACCTCCGTTGAAGGTGACCGAGGCACCCGAGACCGGCAGACCGTTGCAGGTCACCAGAGCGGATACGGGGGTCGGCTGCCCGACGACCACCGGCCCGGCCACCGGCTGGACCACCACCGAGCAGGTGGACAGGGGCGGCACGGTGACCGCGTTCGAGTCAAGCGTGACGGCGGCGCCGAGGGCCAGCAGCCGGCCGTCCACGATGGCACCGGTCGTGGCGGTGATCGAGGTGAAGGCGAGGATGCTGCCCCTCAGGGTGGAGCCGGCGCCGAGTGTCGCGGAGCTGCCGACCTGCCAGAAGACGTTGGCGGACTTTGCCTGGTTGATGAGGTTGACGTTGCCGGTGGCTCCCGTGATGAGCGTGGTGGTCGTCTTGAAGATGAAGACGGCGTTGGGGTTGCCCTGAGCGTCCAGGGTCAGTGTCCCGTTGAGGCCGAACGTGCCGGAGGCGGAGTTGTACACGCCGGGGGTCAGGGTGGTCCCGCCGAGTTCCGTCGGGACAGTGGCCGTGACCGGCTGTACCAACGCGTTGGCGTACCCGGTCAGCAGGTCGGCCTGGGCCTGCGCCGCGGCGGCGTCGTTCAGGTGGATGGTTCCGGTGACCGTTCCGGGAGGAAAGCCGGTCACCGCACCGGCGGGGCTCACTCCGAGGTCGCCGGCGACCACGGTGGGGCCGGTGTTGGTGATCGCCGTGTTGGCGAGCACCCCGTAGGTAGCGGCGGTGCCCAGAGGTACGGTTGTTGCCATCGTGGATTTTCCTTTCCAAGGGTTCTGGGGCAGCCCTAATGCCGCCCTGTAACGTTGCGAGAGCAGTGCGCTGCACCGCTGCGACCGGCGCCTGGGGCACGGGTCGATCTGTGCCGTCCGCTGCGCGCCGGGTTGTATGTGAGGGCTTCGGCCGAGCGTGGTTTTCGCACTCGCCACAGCTCGACCAGCGCCGTCAGGCGTCAGTGGCCGCGCCGCGTGGTTATGGGGGGGCGCCGTACCAGAGGACGCCTGGCGCAGCACCGTCGCCTGTGGCGGATGTCGGGGGAGTCCGGCATCACCGTCGGACGGAAACCGCGGAGTCGCCTGGAAAGGCGGGGTGGTCGCCCGAATCGGTCACTTGGGTGTGTCCACGATCCGGGGACGCGGGGGGCACATTGGATCCGCCCTTACCGGGCCGATCGGATTCAGCGGAGTCGGCAACGTGAGCCGCATCCCGCTCACCCCGACTCAAAGCAATTGATGCCTGTTCGGCTGAATACGCTTGCCCATGCCGAGCCCTCGCGATCTAGGTCTGTGTGGATCCGGGTCGGCACTCCAAGAGACTGACTGACAGTCAGTAAACAGCCGCCAGGGGCAACTGACCGGCCGTCCATGGAGTACCCGTCACGCAATGCCGCTGACCGCTGCCAGCCGATCGGCAGTAGACGAGTAACCGGGAGGGATGGGCGACCTCCGGACTCACCATCGCCATTAAGGCGCCACCGGCGGGCCTTGTGTAGAGGGAGGACCACATCTCACCCGAATGGCCCAGCGCGGCCTACGGCCTCGCACTGACTGTCCGGTGTGCGCGGGCGCCCGCGGCCGGCACCTCCGGCGCGCTGGGGAGAGCCGTCGCCGCAAGCTGCACGGAGAGACCCCCCGTGGAGCCGGTGAGCCGGGGCAGGAGGTCCGTCGCGGACGAAATCACGACCAAAAGAGCTCGGCTCGCACGGCCGATCAGCGACGTGGAATCCTCCATCGGATGAATGGGGCACCCGCCGCAGCCGGTCTCTGCCACCGCTGCATTTCCGCAGCACGCGTGACACGGGAAATGACGCGCCAGCGGCAGTAAAATGGGCTGTGGGTTGGTGCACTCTCACGTGCCACCGCCCGAAAGGGCGGCCCCGGTGTTGTATACGCCGGGGCCGTTGGCTGTGGGCCGTTGTCTCATCCGTGGGCGCGAGCACGCCGCACGCTCCAGGCCCCCGGGCTCGCGTCCGGGCACACTCGGGAGGAATTGCCCCGGGTCGGCCTTTCACCGGATCACCTGGGCCGTTCACCCCCTTGCTCCGCATCGATCCGGCGGGCTCTTACCAGGAGTAAGCTGAAATTACCGAGAGCATTTCGCACACCCGCCTTCAAGCTCGTGTCGTTTTCGGCGATTCACGACACCGGGCCGGTTCAGTCCGGGCCGGGGCAGGGACCACGTCATGACCGCGACCGTTCTGTACACACCTGCCGCCGAGGACCGAACCTCTTCGCCGCCTCTCCGACTCCGGCTGGCGCCGGCCGGCACCGCTCCGGCTCTGCTCGACGGGGCGTGGTGGCCCCGTTCCCGCGACCTCACGGCGGAACTTGCCTCGCTGACGGCCTTCCTCGACCCGTTGTGGGGACGGATCACCCACGTCACCGTAAACCCCACGTTCTGGCCGGTCATCCCACGGAAAGTGCCAGTCAAGGGGCATGTGGTAGGTGTCGGCTGGTTCAAGGAGGAGCAAGATCCGCACAAGCTGCTGCTGCTCTCCTACACCACCGGCCGTTGGGACCTGCTGGTAATCCCCCCGGAGACCGGTCCCGCCACCGCCGCCCGGCTCATGGCCGAGGCCGCCGATCCGCTGGGCACCCTGACCGCGAGCGACCTGATGGACGCAGCGGAGCAACGCCGGATCGCAGCGGATGCCGACTTGGCCCTGCTTTCGGCGTGGGACTCCGAAGGCGGTCATGGAGCATGCCTGCCGACCTCACGTTCCCCTGGCCGGGCGGTCGTTGCCCAGGTTCCGGCTCCGCCGGAAGGCAACTGAGCACCCGTATCCGAGCACCACGGAATGCCGGCAGCGCCGGCCTGCGTCCCCTCCACCGCTCCATGCGAAAGCCCCAGGCCGGTGGCCTGGGGCTTGGCGGTTGTCAGGCCCGTTTCGGGACCCCCGGGGCCCTCGTTCCCCAGCCCCGCAATTCGCTGGCCCCCGGCCCCGCCCTCCGCCAGGATGACCAGCCATGAGCACCAGCCCCGCCGTCCCCGTAGAGTCCGCGCACACCCCCGTACCCTCCGCCGAGCCGACCCGTCGTATCCGTGCTCTGCACACCGCCGAGACCGTCACCGTCTACCAGGCCTACTCCCCCGCACTGGGCCTCCCCGCCGCGCGGGACGGCCGCTTCCCCGCCGCTTGGAAGCGGGAGCGGATGACATGGATCAAGCCGTCGTTCCTGTGGATGATGTACCGCTGCGGCTGGGGTGCCAAGGCCGACCAGGAGACCGTGCTCGCCGTCGAGATCGAGCGGGCCGGGTTCGACTGGGCGCTGCGGAACTCCTGTCTGTCGCATCACGACCCCGACGAGCACGCCGACCGCAAAGCCTGGCAGCGGCAGTTGAAGGAGTCGCCGGCGCGGGTGCAGTGGGATCCGGAGCGGGATCTGCGGCTGCGGGCGCTGCCGTACCGGTCGCTGCAGCTGGGGCTGGCGGGGGAGGCGGCGCGCCGGTATGCCGATGAGTGGACGGTGGCGAT
This portion of the Streptomyces sp. 2114.4 genome encodes:
- a CDS encoding ice-binding family protein is translated as MATTVPLGTAATYGVLANTAITNTGPTVVAGDLGVSPAGAVTGFPPGTVTGTIHLNDAAAAQAQADLLTGYANALVQPVTATVPTELGGTTLTPGVYNSASGTFGLNGTLTLDAQGNPNAVFIFKTTTTLITGATGNVNLINQAKSANVFWQVGSSATLGAGSTLRGSILAFTSITATTGAIVDGRLLALGAAVTLDSNAVTVPPLSTCSVVVQPVAGPVVVGQPTPVSALVTCNGLPVSGASVTFNGGAVPVTATTNAAGIATGSLTFNTAGPATITATVTAAGSGCACTGVVSAPLPITVTPQPSCLVVVQPVAGPVVVGQPTSVSALVTCNGLPVPGASVTFNGGAVPVTATTNAAGIATGSLTFNTAGAATITATVTAAGTACTCTGVVSAPLPITVTPQTGPLSVSPACWHVNLPIPIPSLFVATLTATLTPAQAGVTVTFYVSGLPVGTAVTNANGIATLNAGLSILQISASSYTATATVGGVPVQATNTLKPCFPPV
- a CDS encoding DUF5994 family protein, with product MTATVLYTPAAEDRTSSPPLRLRLAPAGTAPALLDGAWWPRSRDLTAELASLTAFLDPLWGRITHVTVNPTFWPVIPRKVPVKGHVVGVGWFKEEQDPHKLLLLSYTTGRWDLLVIPPETGPATAARLMAEAADPLGTLTASDLMDAAEQRRIAADADLALLSAWDSEGGHGACLPTSRSPGRAVVAQVPAPPEGN
- a CDS encoding DUF4291 domain-containing protein, coding for MSTSPAVPVESAHTPVPSAEPTRRIRALHTAETVTVYQAYSPALGLPAARDGRFPAAWKRERMTWIKPSFLWMMYRCGWGAKADQETVLAVEIERAGFDWALRNSCLSHHDPDEHADRKAWQRQLKESPARVQWDPERDLRLRALPYRSLQLGLAGEAARRYADEWTVAITDVTPLAREIHALVRAGEMTAAAALLPEERPYPAPGGTPGLGRVS